The region AATTATCAATATAATACAGAATTTCATCATCACTTAATTCATTAAAAGTAACCTTTGTAGTTTCGCATAAAAGCGTTGTTTCGGATTTTGTTTTAAAACAAACCGAGGTGATTACATCATGAGTAGAATTAGATAATGATTTTAGAATTTCAAAAGCATCTTGTTTGTCTTTTGGTTTTCCCAATGCTTCTTCGTTATGCCAAACAATAGTATCGCTTGTTATCAGAATTTCGTTCTCTTTCAATTCTCCCTCAAAAGCATTGGCTTTCAATTCGGCGAGATAATTGGTGATTTCAGCGCCTTTTAATTCGGGCGGGTATATTTCTTCAATTTCTTTTAATCTAATTTCAAAATCCAGATCCAAATCCTTGAAGAATTGTTGTCTTCTTGGAGAACCGGAAGCTAAAATCAGTTGGTATGATTTTAATTTATTTTTAAGCATTGTATTTTATATTTAAGCTAATGATGACAATAGATAAAATTCCGAAAAGAAGAATCCATTTTAAGAGCAAACTTAGGGCTTTAAAGTCACTTTTTGTTTTTGCAGTCCAAATTTTCACATTAAAATAAATCAAGGGAGCCAAGACAAAAAGAAAAGCATAAATACTGCTAATAAATAAATCATTGGGCATAAAATAATTATTGACATACATTAAAAGTAACACAATTGGAATCAATCCAAAAGCGAAAAGGAACTTAGTGGTTTTCTCACTTCCTAAAACAATAGCTAGGGTTTTCATTCCTTGAGCCGAATCACCTTTTAGATCTTCTAAATCTTTGACCACTTCCCGAATGAAATTAATCATAAAGGCAAAGATCGCGTAATCCAGAAGTATCGAAAACAGATTAGCCATTAGCAATTGATTCTCGGAGTCAATGGCAGGATATAAGTCAAAAACACCAATGATAATTACGCTAGATGAGAGTAATAGCGCCACAACTATGTTTCCTAGAAGTAGCATTTGTTTCAAACTTGTGGCATACAAATAAAGCGTAGAGGCAATCAAGATGAAAATGACCGCAAAGCTTGGTTTTTGAATCACATTCGATAAATAAAAGCCAATTGCGACACCGCTTACATTCAAGGCAACATAAAGATTATAGGCTTTAGTTTCGCTAATGCTTTTCCCTACAATAACGCCCTCAGGTCTATTTTCGTTATCGGTATCTTGATCAAATATATCATTGATTACATAACCGGCTGCAGCAATTAGTATTGTACTTAATACCAATAAAGCATACTGCCAATTGGTTAAAGCCAAAGGAATGTTTTGCAATTTCAAAAAGCCGTATCTAAAAACCAACTGCATAAAAGCAAGTAGGAGTAGGTTTTGGTAACGAATTAGTTTTAGGAAGTTCATCTTTGTAGTATTCAGTAATCAGTGTTCAGTTGTTACACCAAACTTTTGTGGGTTTAGAATCATATAGTTAATTAATTTTCCAACTTCTTCACTTTCAGAAATTAATGTATTATGAATTTCAATTGAGATGTAGTTACATTTATAGGCAAATTCAATCCAAACTTGAGTTTCTGAGTTTTCTGCATCTGAGTCAGTTAGTTTGCTATGAAAGTGTCTTGGATAAATCCTTTTTCTGTATGATTCAGCAATGTTTGCAGGTACACTTCTTGATGAACGTCTAATTTGATCAGTTAAAGAATATATTTCATCTTTCGGAAATAATTTAGTTATTTCAAAAATTTTCATTGCCAAAGCAAATGATTTTTGATAGGCTAGTAAATCTTGAAATTTCATCCTTTATTTTTAATTGTTAATGCTTGTTGTAAATTTGTACTGATCACTGATCACTGACCACTGATTACTGCAAACTAATCCAATTTTCCGTCAAAATGCTCCATCCATTTTCCTTGTACTTTCATCACTTGTTCTATGACATCACGGGCGGCACCTTTTCCTCCATTTTTATGCGAGATATAAGTAGATAGTGTTTTAATTTCCGGACTTGCGTCTTGCGGGCAAGTTGGCAAACCTACTAATTTCATTACATGATAATCCGGGATATCGTCTCCCATATATAAAACCTGTGCAGGATTAATATTGTATAATTCGGTGTATTCTTTAAAAGTTTCTACTTTGTCAGGAGTTCCTAAATGAATGTCTGTAATTCCGAGATTTCTTAAACGCACGCGCACGCCTTCATTGCTTCCTCCCGAAATAATGCATACGTTATAACCACTTTCAACAGCCGCTTTCATCGCGTAACCGTCACGAATGTTCATTGTTCTAAGGATTTCTCCTTCGGTGGTTACAAAAACGGAGCTGTCAGTAAGTACACCATCAACATCAAAAATAAAAGTGGTGATGTCGTTCATTATTTCTTTATAACTTTTTGCCATTATTTTGTATAGATTGTGTTAGTATTTTATAAATAGTTGCTTGATTTTTATCGGTTAAAAACAATTCGTGTGCTTCAATTGTTTTTTTGTCATTGCGTATTGCAGGTCCCGTTTGCGCGTTTTCGGGCGAAAGGGTCATTATTTTTTGAGCGGTTTCCTGAATCAATGGTTTTAGAATGTCAAAAGACACTTGGTTTTCTTGG is a window of Flavobacterium acetivorans DNA encoding:
- a CDS encoding Maf-like protein; the protein is MLKNKLKSYQLILASGSPRRQQFFKDLDLDFEIRLKEIEEIYPPELKGAEITNYLAELKANAFEGELKENEILITSDTIVWHNEEALGKPKDKQDAFEILKSLSNSTHDVITSVCFKTKSETTLLCETTKVTFNELSDDEILYYIDNYEPFDKAGAYGIQEWIGFIAVSKIEGSYANVMGMPVDKVYKYLSTLA
- a CDS encoding geranylgeranylglycerol-phosphate geranylgeranyltransferase; the encoded protein is MNFLKLIRYQNLLLLAFMQLVFRYGFLKLQNIPLALTNWQYALLVLSTILIAAAGYVINDIFDQDTDNENRPEGVIVGKSISETKAYNLYVALNVSGVAIGFYLSNVIQKPSFAVIFILIASTLYLYATSLKQMLLLGNIVVALLLSSSVIIIGVFDLYPAIDSENQLLMANLFSILLDYAIFAFMINFIREVVKDLEDLKGDSAQGMKTLAIVLGSEKTTKFLFAFGLIPIVLLLMYVNNYFMPNDLFISSIYAFLFVLAPLIYFNVKIWTAKTKSDFKALSLLLKWILLFGILSIVIISLNIKYNA
- a CDS encoding four helix bundle protein yields the protein MKFQDLLAYQKSFALAMKIFEITKLFPKDEIYSLTDQIRRSSRSVPANIAESYRKRIYPRHFHSKLTDSDAENSETQVWIEFAYKCNYISIEIHNTLISESEEVGKLINYMILNPQKFGVTTEH
- a CDS encoding KdsC family phosphatase gives rise to the protein MAKSYKEIMNDITTFIFDVDGVLTDSSVFVTTEGEILRTMNIRDGYAMKAAVESGYNVCIISGGSNEGVRVRLRNLGITDIHLGTPDKVETFKEYTELYNINPAQVLYMGDDIPDYHVMKLVGLPTCPQDASPEIKTLSTYISHKNGGKGAARDVIEQVMKVQGKWMEHFDGKLD